In Triticum aestivum cultivar Chinese Spring chromosome 5B, IWGSC CS RefSeq v2.1, whole genome shotgun sequence, the following proteins share a genomic window:
- the LOC123112801 gene encoding cytochrome P450 71A1 has product MSPYAVLVAVLLAFCYAVWKARGSSNSSKLPPSPPSRPVLGHLHLLGRHPHRSLRELHARYGTDGGLLLLQLGRRRTLVVSTAAAAAGLYKNHDLAFASRVPSAPADKLTYGSTNVSFAPYGDAWRRSKKMAVVHLLSPRRADSFAPVRAAEAAALVDAARRAAEAGEIVELREVLSAYSNAVVTRATTGAAGATAEKLKQLLGNSAAIMSGLQADDVLPSAAAKVVRWATGLEKKLDAELEQWDKFLSEIIAEHLEKKPDNGAGEESFLDVLLRLREEGAAGLELTDDRIKSLIKDMIAGGTDTASVTLEWAMTELVANPRAMAKLQDEINRVTEGKPTIEEDDLSRMEYLKAVLKEVLRLHPAAPLLIPHQSTTAAVVQGYEIPAETGLFVNAWALGRDPAAWGATAEEFWPERFLGGGSAQGVDLRGNDYQLLPFGAGRRLCPGISFAMPVLETALSSLVRHFDWELPAGARLDMNEAPGLITPPLAPLRLVPKYRRQQ; this is encoded by the exons ATGTCTCCGtacgccgtcctcgtcgccgtgcTCTTGGCCTTCTGCTACGCCGTCTGGAAGGCTCGAGGCAGCAGCAACAGTAGCAAGCtcccgccctcgccgccgtcgcgTCCGGTGCTCGGCCacctccacctccttggccgccacccgcaCCGCTCCTTGCGCGAGCTGCACGCTCGGTACGGCACCGATGGCGGCCTCCTGCTCTTGCAGCTCGGGCGCAGGCGGACGCTGGTGGTTTccacggcggccgcggcggcgggcctGTACAAGAACCACGACCTCGCCTTCGCCTCCCGCGTGCCCAGTGCGCCGGCCGACAAGCTGACGTACGGCTCCACCAACGTCTCCTTCGCGCCCTACGGCGACGCCTGGCGCCGCAGCAAGAAGATGGCCGTCGTCCACCTCCTCTCCCCGCGCCGCGCCGACTCGTTCGCCCCCGTGCGGGCCGCGGAGGCGGCCGCCCTCGTCGACGCGGCGCGCCGCGCCGCGGAGGCGGGTGAGATTGTGGAGCTGAGGGAGGTCCTGTCCGCCTACAGCAACGCGGTAGTCACCCGCGCGACCACCGGCGCCGCAGGGGCCACGGCCGAGAAGCTAAAACAGCTTTTGGGTAACTCCGCGGCGATCATGTCGGGGCTCCAGGCGGATGACGTGCTCCCCAGCGCGGCGGCGAAGGTGGTTAGATGGGCGACGGGGCTGGAAAAGAAGCTCGACGCCGAGCTCGAACAGTGGGACAAGTTCCTATCAGAGATAATCGCAGAGCACCTTGAGAAGAAGCCAGACAACGGCGCAGGGGAGGAGAGCTTCCTGGACGTCCTGCTGCGGCTTAGGGAAGAAGGCGCCGCCGGACTCGAGCTCACCGACGACCGCATCAAAAGCCTCATCAAG GACATGATAGCAGGCGGGACAGATACAGCATCGGTCACGTTGGAATGGGCCATGACGGAGCTCGTGGCGAACCCGCGGGCAATGGCCAAGCTGCAGGACGAGATAAATCGAGTCACCGAAGGCAAACCGACCATCGAGGAAGACGACCTCAGCAGGATGGAGTACCTCAAGGCGGTGCTGAAGGAGGTGCTCCGGCTCCACCCGGCGGCACCGCTCCTCATCCCGCACCAGTCGACGACCGCGGCGGTCGTGCAGGGCTACGAGATCCCAGCTGAGACTGGGCTCTTCGTCAACGCGTGGGCGCTCGGTAGGGACCCGGCGGCGTGGGGAGCGACGGCGGAGGAGTTCTGGCCGGAGCGATTCCTGGGCGGCGGCAGCGCGCAGGGCGTGGACCTGCGGGGGAACGACTACCAGCTCCTCCCGTTCGGCGCCGGCCGGCGGCTCTGCCCCGGCATCAGCTTCGCGATGCCTGTGCTGGAGACCGCGCTCTCCAGCCTTGTGCGCCACTTCGACTGGGAACTCCCCGCCGGGGCACGTCTGGACATGAACGAGGCGCCGGGGCTGATCACGCCGCCGCTGGCTCCGCTGCGCCTCGTCCCCAAGTACAGGAGGCAGCAGTAG